The following DNA comes from Deinobacterium chartae.
GCGGTTGCGGGCCTCGAACACCACCGCGTCGTCCTCGAACCGCAACCGCAGGTGAATTTCCTGCCCGGGCGCGTGCTTGCGGGCGTTGGTGAGAGCTTCTTGGGCCGCGCGGTAGACGGCGAGTTTCACGTCGCCGCTCACCTCGTACTCCTGTCCGCTCACCCGAAAGTCCACCGTATGACGATCCGGCCACAGCGCCAGCAGTTCCTCGAGGGCCTCGCGCAGCCCGGTCTGCAACTCGCCCGGTTGCAGGGCCTGCACCGCGCGCCGCACGTCCCCGATCGCCTCACGGTTGCGCTCGAGGGCGCGCTGCAGCGCGGCGCGCAGCGGGGCGTTCTCGGGAGGAGCGAGCTTGAGCATCACCTGCAAGTCGAAGCGTTGCGCGGTGAGGTGATGGCCCAGCGTGTCGTGCAGTTCGCGTGAGATGCGGGTGCGCTCCTCGAGGTGCGCGTGCTGGATCTCGAGGTCACGGTAGTGCAGCAACTGGCGGTGGCTGGCATCGAGTTCTTCGCGGGCGCGGGCCTCTTTGATCACCATCTCAAACGACAGCATGATGTACACCGTGGCGATCACGCTGATCAGGCCGGTGATCGCCGCCGGAATCAGCAGGCTGCCCTGGGTGTGCATTCCGGCCCAGATCGGCGAGGTGACCGCAATGGTTCCGATCGAGAGCAGCGTGGTCCGGCGCAGGCTCAACCAGAAGTGCGCCACCACCGAGATCACCACCAGCGCCAGGATCGGCAGGTAGTACACGGTGGTGATTCCCACGAACACCACGCCCACCAGCGCCAGGAAGGCCAGTTCGGCCCCGCTGCGCTGTCCGGGGCGCACGCTCCACACGATCACCCCAAAAGTGAACGCGGCGATGGCGACGCGGACCAGCAGATCTTCGGGAATGACCAGCGGTGAGTCGGTGTTGGCGGTCGTTCCACGCAGCAGCGGCGGCACCAGCAACGTGAAAAACAGCACCATGAACAGGTTCAGGGCGCTGAACAGCACCACTGCCCGCGCGGCGGGCCGCCGCGCGAACCAGGTCAGGTAGACCCTCATGATCCGCATTGTAGTGCCGCTGCGCGGCAGGGCTGCGCTCACCGCTTCCTCCGAAGCGTCCCGGGCAAAAAACCGGGTGTGGACAGCAGGAGGAAAGAGGTCCTGTTCATGCCTTCCAGCGTAGCGTGCCGGGGTCCACGCTCCGTCTGGCTGGGGGTATATACCTCTTCTATGCACGCTGCTAAACGGCTGCGGAACGTTCCCCGGCCCGCCCTCGAGGCCAAGCGGCCCCGTGCCGCAGGAAGCTGCGTTCTCGGCGTGCTCAGCTTTGTACCGGCCGCAACCGGTCACAGGGCCCTCGAGAGAAATACCAAAAACGAGGCTGCGTGCGCTGAAAGCAGACCGTGAAGCTCTGGACCAGGAAGTAATTCGTGACGCCGCTTTTCGGAGCCGTTGCCGTCGCGGTGATCATCGCGCTTGACCTCTTCTTGCTCGGTCAAGGGGTCGGCCGGGCAGGTATAACAGGGCATGACCGTGCGCGTCCCCAGCCCGCCCCGAGCTCAGTTGCACGACCTGCTCCACACCACCGCCCATGCCTCGCCGGCTGTGATCCTCGAGGGGCTCACGCCGGAGCAGGCTACGACGCGTCCACGCGGCCTGCCGCATTCGGTGGCCGAACTGGTCGCCCACCTGCTGTTCTGGGCCGAGTGGACCCTGGACGCGGCAGACGGAAATCCGCCGCCGGAGGTTCCTCACGCTGAGGACAGCTGGCCCGCAGTGCGCCCGGAAGAATGGGAGACGCTGCGCGTGCGTTTTCTGGCCACCATCGAACGCGCCAGCGCCCTCGAGCAGGCCCGTTTGGACCGTCCGCTGCTCGAGGGCGAGTGGTTCGGCTGGGAGCGGCACACCCTGGGCTCGGCCCTGGCGGACACAGCCCTGCACATCGCGCACCATCTGGGGCAGGCGGTGACGGTCCGCCAGTTGCTCGGCGTGTGGCCGCCGCCGAGCGGCGGCGTGACCTGGTAACAGCGACCGCGAAGCGCCCCCGGCTCAGGCAGGGCCGGGGGCGCTTCGCGAATGCGACAGAAGAGGAAAGAGGCCTTGGGTCCTGCCGCTCGTATTTTCATGGCCGGGCCGCGCCGAAAGAGAAGAGGGGCGGAAGGTATGTGCCTTCCGCCCCTCGAAGCCTCAGGAGTTTACTCCTCGGACTTCTTCTCCTCAGAGGTGGTCTCTTCGGTCTTCTCCTCGGCCTTGCTGCCCAGGCCGAACTGCGCGAACAGGTCGGCGTAGACGTCGCCCAGCTTGGTGCTGACCTTGCTGCTGCCGCTGCTGGCATCGCTGGCAGCGTAGCTGTAGTCGTAGTCGAAGCCGTCGCGCTTGCGGCGGCCGCCGCCACGGTTGCTGCTGCCCGCGCTGCTGCGGTAGTCGCCGCGAACCGAGGGGCTGTAGCTGCCGGCACCCTCGCTGCGCGCGGGGCCGCTGTAGGGCAGGCTGCGCTTGCGGCTCAGGCTGGCGCGCTGCTCCACGGGGTCGATGTTGAGGATCACGGCCTCGATCTCGTCGCCCTTCTTGAAGAGCTCGGAGGGATCGGTGACGCGCTCGTGGGCGAGCTCGGAGATGTGGATCAGGCCTTCGATGCCCTCTTCGATCTCCATGAACACACCGAAGTCGGTGATGCCGGTGACCTTACCCTTGACCGGGGTGCCGGGCGGGTAGCGGTCGGGCAGCGCGCTCCAGGGATCCTGGCTGGTCTGGCGCAGACCGAGCGAGATGCGGCGCTCCTTGGGATCGATGCGCAAGATGACCGCTTCGACCTCTTCGCCCTCCTTGAGGAGCTCGTTGGGGTGACGCACGCGCTTGGTCCAGCTCATCTCGGAGACGTGGATCAGGCCTTCGAGGCCCGGCTCGATCTCCACAAAGGCGCCGAAGTTGGTGAGGTTGGTGACCTTACCGTGGATCTTCTGGCCGATGGTGTACTTCTCGACGGCCTCGCCCCAGGGGTCGCTGGCCAGGGCCTTCATCGAGAGGTTGATGCGCTCGCGGCCGGGGTCCATGTCCAGAACCTGGACCTTGACGGTGTCGCCGACCTTGACGACGTCGCGCGGGTGGTTGAAGCGGCCGTAGGTCAGCTCGCTGCGGTGCACCAGTCCGTCGATGCCGCCCAGGCTCACAAACACGCCGAAGTCGGTGATCTCCACGACTTCGCCCTCGAGGACCTTGCCGGACTCGAGCTGCTGCATGGTGGCCTCGCGCGCCTCGGCCTTCTTGGCCTCGATGATGGCGCGGTGGCTGATGATCACGCGGTTACGCTTGCGGTTCAGCTCGATCAGCTTGACCTCGAGCGGCTTGCCCACGTAGGGGCTGAGGTCGTTCACGCGGCGCACATCCACCTGCGAGGCGGGCAGGAAGGCCCGGATTCCCTCGATGGAAGCCACGAGGCCGCCGCGCACCTTCTCGGTGATCTCGACGGTGAAGACCTCGTCCTTGGCCTGCAGGTCCGCGAGGACCCGCCAGCCACGGTCCTGGTCGGCGCGGCGCTTGCTCAGCACGATCACGCCGTTGGGGATGTCGGTACGAACCACGTACGCCTCGATGCTGTCGCCCGGCTTGTACATCTCCTGGGCCTGCTCGAGGGTGACGGGCTCTTCCTGCAGCTGCGAGAAGGGAATGATACCTTCCACTTTTGCACCGACGTCCACGGCGATGCCCTCGCTGCCGATAAACACGACCTTGCCCTCGACGATGTCGCCGCGGTTGACCTCGCGGATCTGGAGTTCTTCCTCAGCCTTGAGGACGTCCTCCATGGTCATCGCGGGGTACTCGGTCTCGTTCTCGGTACGCGGAGCTTCGGTCTGAGCGGCGCCGTTCACGTCGGTCGCCGGGGTCGGGGTAGCCTTGTCTTCCATCAACTGAAATCCTCCCTTTAACCTCGGGGCCTCCGCCCGGCAAGCCGAGCAGAAAACACGAGGCAACGATCTATTGTACATGGGAAGTAGCGGTGCGTAAAGGGAAGTAGTCTACATCGTGCCTGCGGATTTGGGCAAGCGGCGGGGATCTCCGGGGTGTGCCCTCGCCCTTGACAAGCGCTGGGTCAGTTGCTAGTATTTTCAACGCCGTTGGGGCATCGTCTAACGGCAGGACAACGCTCTCTGGAAGCGTCGATCATGGTTCGAATCCATGTGCCCCAGCCAGAATCTTGCAGCGCGCCGCGACCCCTGAGGGTCGCGGCGCGCTCGTTTGTGTGCGGTATGACCTGTGACTCACATTCGTATACCCGGGTGGGGTATACAATCGGTTGATGGTGGACCTGCAGGCCTTATCCTGCGGTAGGAGGAAGCTCGCATGCAAACCGTAGACGTAGTGATCATCGGCGGCGGCCCGGCAGGGCTCACGGCCGGCATTTATACCGGACGCGCCAACCTCAAGACGGTCATCTTGGAAAAAGGCCAGCCCGGTGGGCAGATCGCCCAGACCCAGGACGTGGAGAACTACCCCGGCTTCCCCGAGGGCATCTCGGGCATGGAGCTCTCGCAGCGCATGGTGCAGCAGGCCGAGAAGTTCGGTGCCCGCCTCGAGATGGACGAGGTGCAGTCGGTGGAAAAAGACGGCCAGGAGTTCGTGGTCAGGGCCTACGACGGCACCTACCGCGCCAAGGCCGTGATTCTGGCAACCGGTGCCAACCCCAAGCGCCTCGGCGTTCCCGGCGAAGACGAGGCCTGGGGTAAGGGCTTATCTACCTGCGCGACCTGCGACGGCTTCTTTTACCGGGGCAAGCACGTGGTGGTTGTGGGCGGCGGCGACGCCGCGGTGGAAGAAGGCGTTTTCCTGACCAAGTTCGCCGAGACCGTCACGCTGATTCACCGCCGCGATACGCTGCGCGCCAACAAGGTGGCTCAGGCCCGCGCTTTTGCCAACCCCAAGATGCGCTTCGTGTGGAACACGGTGGTTGAGGAACTGCTGCTCGATCCCGAGGCGATGGGGGCTGTCAGCGGCGTCCGCCTGCGTAATCTGCAGACCGGTGAGGTCTATGACCACGCCACCGACGGTGTTTTCGTGTTTATCGGGCACGTGCCCAACACCGACTTCGTGAAGGACACGGTCCGGTTGCGGCCCGACGGTTACGTCGAGGTGCACGACGAGATTTACACCTCGGTACCCGGCCTGTTCGCGGCCGGTGACGTGAGTGATTACACCTACCGTCAGCTGGCGACCAGCGTCGGTGCCGGAACGCGCGCGGCCATGGCCGCCGAGCGGATGCTGGCTGCCCTCGAGGCTCAGGAGAACGCACCCGCCCAGTGAGCCCGCTGCCCGGAAAGATCGCGCGGCTTGCCCGCAGCATCTCCGCCGCCCAGGCGCGTCCCGACGACGCCTGGGCGGCGGCTCGGCTGAACGGGGGAGAGCTGCGCGTTTACCGCGGCATGGACCCGCGCGACCGCGAGCACGGCCTGCGGGTGGCCCGCGCCCTGCTCGCCGCCTGCCCGCAGGCGCGTCCGGAACTGGTCGCTGCCGCCATCTTGCACGACTGTGGCAAGAGCATCCGGACCTACCGGGTCTGGGAGCGCGTGGCGGTGGGACTCGTGCCTTACCGGGTAGGCCACGCCCTGCCCTGGCAGCCCCTCGAGCTGCGCTTTAACCACCCCGAGGTGGGGGCAGGGCTGGTGCGGGCGGCGGGCGGGCGTGAGGAGGTCGCACGCCTGATCGAGCGCCACCATGCACCCGCCGGCGATCCCGAGGCCGAACTGCTGTACCGGTTTGACCACCTCGAGTGACCGCAGGCTGGGCTCAGAGCGCCCGGCTGACGGGGGCTTTACAATTTTAACTTCCTGACCTATACTCTTTTTCGCCCTGAGCAAGGGCAGCCGCGAAAGGCCCCATCGTCTAGCGGTCTAGGACAGCGCCCTCTCAAGGCGCAGACACGGGTTCAAGTCCCGTTGGGGTCACCAGAAAAAGCCGCGCAGCGCAAGCTGCGCGGCTTCTTTGATGCTGACGGTACGGCCGCTTCGGTGCGCGCGGGGTCCGGAGGGGCCGGGCAGCGCTCGAGGTGGGGGATACCCAAGTCGGCCCCTCGCGTTCCGCAGGCCCGCTGGTACAGCCGCGAGTAACGCCGTGCAACTGAGGTGGGGGCGGACGGGGCAGCGCTCAGCCGTGCGCTCCAGGCGCCACGAAGGTCATCTGCGCCGAGGGCCGGTGGACCGTACGGGTGTTGGGGCGAAGCGGTCTGACCGGCGCTCAGGGTGAGCAGCAGCAGCGGGGGGCGCATGGTTCTCTCCGGGTGTAGCGTGAGTCTTCGCGCAGGATGACTGCGCCGTGTGGTCTTTCGACGATGCAGGCCTGATTTCCTTTCGGCAGATACTTTGCCGGACAGCCATGAAGGGGCTCTGATTCGAGCCTGCAATTTTGGTTCGCCTTCGATGCATGGCGATACGGGCGTTCCCGCCTAGACAGGCGAAATTCGTGACACGAAATCTGTATTTCTGTACCGAAAGTCGGTAACAAAATGCACTACACTGGCAGGAAGGAGGACAGTATGACCGAGCGCCAGCGACTGTACGACCAAGCTCAGATTCACCTGGAGGAGGCCACCCGCTTTGCGCAGGCTTCCGGTAACACGCAGGCGCTGCACGACGTCGAACTGCTCCGGCTGGATCTCTCGTCTGCCCACATCACCCAGAACGCCGAGCGCATGGCTCAGATCGCCCTGGAAAGCGCGCGCCTCGAGGAACTGCTGCGCGGAAATCAGGGCTGAGCACCCAGAGGCGCAAAAGGCGCGGGGGACCGCTAGAGCGGTCCCCCGCGCACAGCGGAACTCAGCCGCGCCGTTCGAGCTGCGGAATGCGCAAGCCGCCCTTGCCGTCCCAGCCCTGAAACGAATAGAAGCGGCCGGGTAGTCCGGTCGAGAGGTAGTCCGAGAGCGGCTCGCGCATCGGCGGGGTGTCGAGCAGGGCGATCGCTTCCTCGTGATCGAAAAAACGCGCCTCGACGATGAAGCCGTCCGGGTCACGCGGGTTGAGCAGGCCCTCCCACTGCGCCGCGAACGCCAGCACGATGGCCCGCTCGCTGCGGCGCGCGTCCTCGATGTGCACGCAGTACGCCAGGTGCTCGATGCGCCGCAGCTTCAGGCCGGTCTCCTCGAGGATCTCGCGGGTGATGGCCTCGTTGGCGGTTTCACCGTGCTCCACCTGACCGCCCGGCAGGGTATAGCGGACCTTGCCCGAACGCTGCCAGTCGTTGCCGACCAGCAAAATCCGCCCCTGGCGGTCGCGCAGCACCGCCGAGGCGACCAGCAGCTCACGCCGCAGCACGCGGGCCTCCGGGGGGCGAAGCGCGCCCGCGTTCCGCCGCCGGGCGTCGGGCTCCCGCCGGCCCACGCACCATCAGCTGCCCTCCTGTTCGGCCATCGCCTCGAGCAGTTGCTCGCGTTCCATGGCCTGCAGGGCCTCGAGCAGCGGTCCCATCTGACCGTCGATCACGGTGTCCAGCGGGAAATTCTTGTTTTCACCGGTCAGGCGGTGATCGGTGACGCGATTTTGCGGGTAGTTGTAGGTGCGGATCTTCTCGCTGCGGTCGCCCGAGCCGATCATCGCCTGCCGCGAGGCGCGCTGCTCGGCCTCCTCCTCGCGCTGCTTCTGTTCGGCCAGACGCGAGCGCAGCACCAGCAGCGCCTTCTCGCGGTTCTTGATCTGGCTGCGGCTGTCTTGGCACACCACGATCAACTCCTCGGGCGTGCCGGGCTTGTACACCGCGCGCACGGCCGAGTCGGTGGTGTTCACGCCCTGACCGCCCGCGCCCTGCGAGCGGAACACGTCGATGCGCACCTGCGAGAGGTCGAGCTCGAACTCGCTCTCCTCGGCCTCGGGAACCACCGCCACGGTCACGGTGGAGGTGTGGATGCGGCCCTGCGACTCGGTGGCCGGCACGCGCTGCACCCGGTGCACTCCGCCCTCGAACTTGAAGCGGCGGTAGACGTAGTCACCGCTGAGCTCGGCCACCACCTTGGAAAAGCCGCCCAGGTCCGACTCGGAGGCCTCGAGCACCTCGAGGCGCAGCCCTGCGGTCTCGGCGTACCGCTGGTACATGCGCAGCAAGTCGGCGGCGAACAGCGCGGCCTCGTCACCGCCCGCTCCGGCGCGCAGCTCGAGGATCACGTTGCGGGAGTCGCGCGGGTCGCTGGGCAGCAGCAGCACGTCGAGTTCGGCCTCGATGGCGCGCAGCCGCTCCTCGGAGGCCTCGAGGTCGCTTACGGCCAAGTCGCGCATCTCGGGGTCCTCGAGCAGTTCGCGCGCTTCCTGGGCGGCGGCGCTGTGGGCCTGATATTCCTGCCATAGGGTCATGATCGGCCCGAGTTCGGCGTACCGCCGGTTGAGTTTGAGGTAGGCCTGGGTGTTCCCGAAAACCTCGGGATCGGCCAGCTCGCGCTCCACATTCCGGTACTCGCGCTCGAGCTCTCTGAGTTTTTCAGTTAGCACAGCGGAATTCGCACCTCGCTAACTGTGGTTGCAAACGAATATGGACGGGCATGATGGTCCATTCTAGCCCAAGCAGGCGGGGGATTTCGGAGACCGGGGCCGAAAGGGACATAGCTTTCTCTCACCTGCCACGTCGTTTTTCCGCAACGGACCCGGATGTTTGCACGACTGTGGCCGGTCCGGGCAGCGGCTCGCGTATACTCCCCCCATGAAAACGCTGAAAATCGGCCTGCTCGGCTGCGGTACGGTCGGCAGCGGTGTGCTGACCC
Coding sequences within:
- a CDS encoding sensor histidine kinase, with translation MRVYLTWFARRPAARAVVLFSALNLFMVLFFTLLVPPLLRGTTANTDSPLVIPEDLLVRVAIAAFTFGVIVWSVRPGQRSGAELAFLALVGVVFVGITTVYYLPILALVVISVVAHFWLSLRRTTLLSIGTIAVTSPIWAGMHTQGSLLIPAAITGLISVIATVYIMLSFEMVIKEARAREELDASHRQLLHYRDLEIQHAHLEERTRISRELHDTLGHHLTAQRFDLQVMLKLAPPENAPLRAALQRALERNREAIGDVRRAVQALQPGELQTGLREALEELLALWPDRHTVDFRVSGQEYEVSGDVKLAVYRAAQEALTNARKHAPGQEIHLRLRFEDDAVVFEARNRMPTERVPAGEIDTGGQGLRGLSERARALGGKFRMQRLEGEFSLWMSLPAFAY
- the trxB gene encoding thioredoxin-disulfide reductase, whose product is MQTVDVVIIGGGPAGLTAGIYTGRANLKTVILEKGQPGGQIAQTQDVENYPGFPEGISGMELSQRMVQQAEKFGARLEMDEVQSVEKDGQEFVVRAYDGTYRAKAVILATGANPKRLGVPGEDEAWGKGLSTCATCDGFFYRGKHVVVVGGGDAAVEEGVFLTKFAETVTLIHRRDTLRANKVAQARAFANPKMRFVWNTVVEELLLDPEAMGAVSGVRLRNLQTGEVYDHATDGVFVFIGHVPNTDFVKDTVRLRPDGYVEVHDEIYTSVPGLFAAGDVSDYTYRQLATSVGAGTRAAMAAERMLAALEAQENAPAQ
- a CDS encoding NUDIX domain-containing protein, producing MLRRELLVASAVLRDRQGRILLVGNDWQRSGKVRYTLPGGQVEHGETANEAITREILEETGLKLRRIEHLAYCVHIEDARRSERAIVLAFAAQWEGLLNPRDPDGFIVEARFFDHEEAIALLDTPPMREPLSDYLSTGLPGRFYSFQGWDGKGGLRIPQLERRG
- a CDS encoding 30S ribosomal protein S1 — its product is MEDKATPTPATDVNGAAQTEAPRTENETEYPAMTMEDVLKAEEELQIREVNRGDIVEGKVVFIGSEGIAVDVGAKVEGIIPFSQLQEEPVTLEQAQEMYKPGDSIEAYVVRTDIPNGVIVLSKRRADQDRGWRVLADLQAKDEVFTVEITEKVRGGLVASIEGIRAFLPASQVDVRRVNDLSPYVGKPLEVKLIELNRKRNRVIISHRAIIEAKKAEAREATMQQLESGKVLEGEVVEITDFGVFVSLGGIDGLVHRSELTYGRFNHPRDVVKVGDTVKVQVLDMDPGRERINLSMKALASDPWGEAVEKYTIGQKIHGKVTNLTNFGAFVEIEPGLEGLIHVSEMSWTKRVRHPNELLKEGEEVEAVILRIDPKERRISLGLRQTSQDPWSALPDRYPPGTPVKGKVTGITDFGVFMEIEEGIEGLIHISELAHERVTDPSELFKKGDEIEAVILNIDPVEQRASLSRKRSLPYSGPARSEGAGSYSPSVRGDYRSSAGSSNRGGGRRKRDGFDYDYSYAASDASSGSSKVSTKLGDVYADLFAQFGLGSKAEEKTEETTSEEKKSEE
- the prfA gene encoding peptide chain release factor 1, giving the protein MLTEKLRELEREYRNVERELADPEVFGNTQAYLKLNRRYAELGPIMTLWQEYQAHSAAAQEARELLEDPEMRDLAVSDLEASEERLRAIEAELDVLLLPSDPRDSRNVILELRAGAGGDEAALFAADLLRMYQRYAETAGLRLEVLEASESDLGGFSKVVAELSGDYVYRRFKFEGGVHRVQRVPATESQGRIHTSTVTVAVVPEAEESEFELDLSQVRIDVFRSQGAGGQGVNTTDSAVRAVYKPGTPEELIVVCQDSRSQIKNREKALLVLRSRLAEQKQREEEAEQRASRQAMIGSGDRSEKIRTYNYPQNRVTDHRLTGENKNFPLDTVIDGQMGPLLEALQAMEREQLLEAMAEQEGS
- a CDS encoding HD domain-containing protein, whose protein sequence is MSPLPGKIARLARSISAAQARPDDAWAAARLNGGELRVYRGMDPRDREHGLRVARALLAACPQARPELVAAAILHDCGKSIRTYRVWERVAVGLVPYRVGHALPWQPLELRFNHPEVGAGLVRAAGGREEVARLIERHHAPAGDPEAELLYRFDHLE
- a CDS encoding DinB family protein, encoding MTVRVPSPPRAQLHDLLHTTAHASPAVILEGLTPEQATTRPRGLPHSVAELVAHLLFWAEWTLDAADGNPPPEVPHAEDSWPAVRPEEWETLRVRFLATIERASALEQARLDRPLLEGEWFGWERHTLGSALADTALHIAHHLGQAVTVRQLLGVWPPPSGGVTW